In Mercurialis annua linkage group LG6, ddMerAnnu1.2, whole genome shotgun sequence, the following are encoded in one genomic region:
- the LOC126653619 gene encoding 40S ribosomal protein S11, producing MAEQTEKAFLKQPKVFLSSKKTGKGKRPGKGGNRFWKSIGLSFKTPREAIEGSYIDKKCPFTGTVSIRGRILAGTCHSAKMNRTIIVRRNYLHFIKKYQRYEKRHSNIPAHISPCFRVKEGDHVIIGQCRPLSKTVRFNVLKVVPAGSSGGVKKAFTAM from the exons ATGGCGGAACAG ACGGAGAAGGCTTTTCTCAAGCAACCCAAGGTTTTCCTAAG CTCTAAGAAAACTGGAAAGGGAAAGAGACCTGGCAAAGGTGGAAACCGTTTTTGGAAGAGCATTGGGTTGAGTTTCAAGACCCCCAGAGAAGCAATTGAAG GATCATACATTGACAAGAAATGCCCATTTACTGGCACTGTTTCTATTAGAGGCCGCATTCTGGCTGGTACTTGCCATAGTGCTAAAATGAATAGGACTATTATTGTTCGGAGGAATTACCTTCACTTTATCAAGAAATACCAGAG GTACGAGAAGAGGCACTCTAACATCCCAGCTCACATATCACCTTGCTTTCGTGTTAAAGAAGGAGATCATGTTATCATTGGCCAATGCAG GCCATTGTCAAAGACAGTGAGGTTTAATGTGTTGAAGGTTGTTCCAGCGGGTTCCTCTGGTGGTGTAAAGAAGGCTTTCACAGCCATGTGA